Proteins from one Bacteroidales bacterium genomic window:
- a CDS encoding efflux RND transporter periplasmic adaptor subunit, with amino-acid sequence MQIDIPTGKISKCLKFFKDIFYKLKNTPRKYIYILIGILIILIGVFVWIYWPKPLPPQYPTVLAEPVSKENVEIYVEYAGKIKAKQHVEIRARVEGYLEKMFFEEGGYVKKNDILFAIDPQVYSAKVEKAKAQLNKNQALELKAEQDYKRIKPLYEQNAASQLDLDNAIAAYEAAKAEVIMSKADLTQAEIALSYTEVRSPISGYISESSADIGTLVGPGGKSLLATMVNSDTVEVNFSMTGLDYLKSKERNVNLGKTIEERNWNPYITITLADDTEYPIHGLVDFADPQVDPNTGTFSVRAQMPNPDHILLPGQLTKVKLLMDVHENAVVVPTKALIIEKGAAYVFVARKDSIVEKRFIELGPEVKNRVVVSRGLGGNEMIIVEGYHKLSHGMRVNLIKSDNNEK; translated from the coding sequence ATGCAAATAGATATTCCTACCGGTAAGATTTCAAAATGCTTGAAATTTTTTAAAGATATATTTTATAAACTAAAAAATACACCTCGTAAATATATTTATATTCTTATTGGTATTCTTATAATTCTTATAGGAGTTTTTGTTTGGATATATTGGCCCAAGCCATTACCTCCTCAATATCCCACTGTTTTAGCGGAACCTGTAAGCAAGGAAAATGTTGAGATTTACGTTGAATATGCCGGTAAAATTAAGGCTAAACAACATGTAGAGATTAGAGCAAGGGTTGAGGGTTATTTAGAAAAGATGTTTTTTGAAGAGGGTGGTTATGTTAAGAAGAATGATATTCTTTTTGCTATTGACCCACAAGTATATAGTGCTAAAGTTGAAAAGGCTAAAGCCCAACTAAACAAAAACCAAGCACTTGAACTAAAAGCAGAGCAGGATTATAAACGTATTAAGCCTCTTTATGAGCAAAATGCTGCCAGTCAGTTGGATTTAGATAATGCTATTGCCGCATATGAGGCGGCAAAGGCTGAAGTTATTATGAGTAAAGCAGACTTGACTCAAGCAGAGATTGCGTTAAGTTACACTGAAGTTCGTTCTCCAATTTCGGGATACATTAGCGAAAGCTCTGCTGATATTGGCACATTAGTGGGGCCAGGCGGAAAATCACTACTTGCTACAATGGTTAACAGTGATACTGTTGAAGTAAATTTCAGTATGACCGGATTGGATTACTTAAAAAGCAAGGAACGAAATGTTAATCTCGGTAAAACTATTGAAGAACGAAACTGGAATCCATATATTACTATTACCTTAGCCGATGATACAGAGTATCCAATACATGGTCTTGTTGATTTTGCAGATCCTCAAGTTGACCCCAACACCGGTACTTTTTCAGTAAGAGCACAAATGCCTAATCCAGACCATATACTTTTGCCCGGTCAGTTAACAAAGGTCAAACTTCTTATGGACGTACATGAAAATGCTGTGGTTGTTCCAACAAAGGCTTTAATTATTGAAAAGGGTGCTGCTTACGTTTTTGTTGCAAGAAAAGACTCTATTGTGGAAAAACGCTTTATTGAGTTAGGACCAGAAGTAAAAAACAGAGTTGTTGTAAGTAGAGGATTGGGCGGCAATGAGATGATTATTGTTGAGGGGTATCATAAACTAAGTCACGGAATGCGTGTTAATTTGATTAAATCGGACAACAATGAAAAGTGA
- the fmt gene encoding methionyl-tRNA formyltransferase produces the protein MNSKDIRIVYMGTPDFAVESLKKLVEGGYNVVGVVTMPDKPAGRGQKIKYSAVKEYALSKGLYIMQPERLKDEGFLAELASLNADLQIVVAFRMLPESVWNMPPMGTFNLHASLLPQYRGAAPINWAIMNGDKESGVTTFFLTHEIDTGNIIMQESVAIGDDDCAGTLHDNLMYVGADMVCKTVDAIAEGNITTKEQPMDIELKAAPKIFKNDCKIDWSESAEKIRNKVRGLSPYPTAWGALDLGNGEEPLAVKIFSVDITTGCGDAGTIKTDGKHFIEVYCGDGALRISSLQLPGKKRLTVEELLRGYSFNEFCKFV, from the coding sequence ATGAATAGTAAAGATATAAGAATTGTTTATATGGGCACTCCCGATTTTGCTGTGGAGAGTCTGAAAAAACTTGTTGAGGGTGGTTATAATGTTGTGGGTGTTGTTACTATGCCTGACAAACCTGCCGGAAGAGGACAAAAGATTAAATACTCTGCCGTTAAAGAGTATGCCTTGAGTAAAGGTCTTTACATTATGCAACCCGAAAGGCTTAAAGATGAAGGGTTCCTTGCAGAACTTGCATCCCTTAATGCCGATTTGCAAATTGTAGTTGCTTTCAGAATGTTACCCGAGAGCGTTTGGAATATGCCACCTATGGGTACTTTTAATCTACACGCATCATTACTTCCTCAATATAGAGGTGCTGCTCCTATTAACTGGGCTATTATGAATGGAGATAAAGAGAGTGGTGTTACAACTTTCTTTCTAACTCATGAGATTGATACTGGCAATATTATTATGCAAGAGAGTGTTGCTATTGGTGATGACGATTGCGCAGGAACTCTACACGACAACCTTATGTATGTTGGGGCTGATATGGTTTGTAAAACCGTTGATGCTATTGCAGAGGGTAACATTACTACAAAAGAGCAACCTATGGATATTGAGCTGAAGGCTGCTCCTAAGATTTTCAAGAACGATTGTAAAATTGATTGGAGCGAGAGTGCTGAAAAGATTCGCAATAAAGTTAGAGGACTTTCGCCCTATCCTACCGCTTGGGGTGCGTTGGATTTGGGCAATGGAGAAGAGCCTTTGGCTGTTAAGATTTTCAGTGTTGATATTACTACCGGTTGCGGAGATGCCGGTACCATCAAAACAGATGGCAAACATTTCATTGAGGTATATTGCGGTGATGGTGCATTAAGAATTTCATCTCTTCAACTTCCGGGAAAGAAACGTTTAACAGTAGAAGAGTTACTTAGAGGGTACTCATTTAATGAATTTTGCAAGTTTGTTTAA
- a CDS encoding chloride channel protein, with translation MISKLENFTLKLAIWREKHITEKNLILILSLVIGIGAAGAAMLLKYIIHFIQDALTEHFSIDGANYLFLVYPSIGILLSWMFVKYIVKDNISHGVTRVLHAIAQRKSRLKPHNTYSSLIASSITIGFGGSVGAEAPMVYTGAAIGSNIGRMFRLDARQLMLLVCCGAAAGIAAIFKAPIAGLLFTIEVLMFELTTASVMPLMISAATAATVIYIFDGPMPEFRFDHTEIWKAQRFPIVLMLGIFCGFISLYFTRTILVMEKMFGKLNSKPWLKFAVGSIILSTAIFFLPPLYGEGYDSIEQIISGNAQAITEESIFYEGRDSFWILTLMIALIIMFKSFATAATNGAGGVGGTFAPSLYVGCMCGFIFAFIFNHFIEMPDPLSQKNFALMGMTAVMAGVMHAPLMALFLTAELTGGYDLFLPLMIASLSSYGTVRIFSSHSIYTHRLAKRGELITHHKDKAVLTLLKMNSVIETDLLTVRPEMDLGEMVQIISKSNRNIFPVIDKENNFLGMVVLDDIRNIMFRPELYKRFHVSKFMVTPPAKIELGLPMEQVMRIFDETNAWNLPVVENGKYIGFVSKSKIFNSYRRVLVHYSED, from the coding sequence ATGATTAGCAAATTAGAGAACTTTACTTTAAAACTTGCCATCTGGAGAGAGAAGCATATTACCGAAAAGAATTTGATTCTCATTTTAAGCCTCGTTATTGGTATTGGGGCAGCAGGTGCTGCTATGTTATTGAAATATATTATCCATTTTATACAAGATGCTCTTACCGAGCACTTCTCTATTGATGGAGCCAACTACCTGTTTTTGGTTTACCCCTCGATAGGTATTCTGTTATCGTGGATGTTTGTCAAGTATATTGTTAAGGATAATATCAGCCATGGTGTTACCCGTGTGCTTCATGCTATTGCTCAACGCAAAAGCAGATTAAAACCACATAACACTTATAGTTCGCTCATTGCAAGTTCTATTACAATTGGCTTTGGTGGCTCAGTAGGAGCCGAGGCTCCTATGGTTTATACTGGTGCTGCAATTGGTTCTAATATCGGCAGGATGTTCCGCCTTGATGCTCGACAACTTATGTTACTTGTTTGTTGCGGTGCAGCTGCTGGTATTGCCGCCATATTTAAGGCTCCTATTGCAGGACTTCTTTTCACCATTGAGGTGTTGATGTTTGAGCTTACTACGGCATCGGTTATGCCTCTTATGATTTCGGCTGCTACCGCCGCTACTGTTATATATATTTTTGATGGTCCTATGCCTGAGTTTAGGTTTGACCATACCGAGATATGGAAGGCTCAAAGATTTCCGATTGTATTAATGCTGGGTATATTCTGCGGTTTTATTTCGCTATATTTTACTCGCACAATCTTGGTTATGGAGAAGATGTTTGGAAAACTCAATAGTAAGCCTTGGCTTAAGTTTGCTGTTGGTTCCATAATTTTGAGTACTGCCATATTTTTCTTACCACCTCTTTATGGTGAGGGTTATGACTCCATTGAACAGATTATAAGCGGTAATGCTCAGGCTATTACTGAGGAGAGTATCTTTTATGAGGGTAGAGATAGTTTCTGGATTTTAACCCTTATGATTGCTCTTATCATAATGTTTAAATCGTTTGCTACGGCCGCTACTAACGGAGCAGGGGGTGTGGGTGGAACCTTTGCCCCAAGTTTGTATGTGGGTTGTATGTGCGGTTTCATTTTTGCATTCATATTTAACCACTTTATTGAGATGCCCGACCCTCTTTCGCAAAAGAACTTTGCTTTGATGGGTATGACTGCTGTTATGGCCGGTGTTATGCACGCCCCACTAATGGCTCTCTTCTTAACTGCTGAATTGACGGGTGGATATGACCTTTTTCTTCCATTGATGATTGCATCGCTATCTTCGTACGGAACGGTTAGGATTTTCAGCAGCCACAGTATATATACTCACCGTCTTGCTAAACGTGGCGAACTTATTACTCATCACAAAGATAAAGCGGTGCTTACTCTACTTAAAATGAATAGCGTTATTGAGACTGATCTACTCACCGTTAGGCCCGAAATGGATTTGGGTGAGATGGTACAAATTATATCAAAATCAAATAGAAATATATTCCCTGTTATTGATAAAGAGAACAACTTCTTGGGTATGGTGGTATTGGATGATATTAGAAATATTATGTTCCGTCCCGAGTTGTATAAACGTTTCCATGTTAGCAAATTTATGGTTACGCCCCCTGCCAAAATTGAACTTGGCCTGCCAATGGAACAAGTGATGCGAATTTTTGACGAGACCAATGCATGGAACCTACCTGTTGTAGAGAATGGCAAGTATATTGGATTTGTTTCTAAATCAAAGATATTCAACTCATACCGAAGGGTGCTTGTTCACTACTCGGAGGATTAA